In the genome of Zygosaccharomyces rouxii strain CBS732 chromosome G complete sequence, the window AATCTAATTATTTCTTTTGACGTTTACCTCTCAAATCGTACTCATGCTCAGTAAGATCAACTCTTACACTTTCTGCAAGATCCTTATCATCGTAACCATCCAATCGATACCATAAATTGTAACCTGACAATTTAGTCCCCACGCTCAATATGCTACTCATTTCCTTTTGTACTTTCTCCAGCGGTTCCACGCTGTGAACCATTATGGGATTGAACTTCTTATGAATTCCGGAGAAAACTACTGTCATTGGTGTAAAAAGTGGCGAAGGACACATCTCATCACCGTATACATcgtattcttcttcaatggcTTTCTTCTCCTCATCAGTTTTTTTACCCTTCGTCATATCTTTAATCCTTCTATTTCTATACCTGTCAATCTCCTTTTTGTTATGCACCATAATCCATGAAAGTTTATAGTCATTGGACTCTTCGACATACTCCAACACTGCATTACGCGGCAGCATGTATCTTGCATGAGTATACTCTGTAAATTCTATAATTATTTGGGCATCTTGAACGTATTTTTGCTGAAATGCTGTCAATTGCATCGATTTGTCTTCCTCCTCGTTAACAGAACCTCTAGGTCTTCGCCTACGCTTAGGTTCCTTATCTTTATCAGGCTCCGCCATAGATGCATTAGtatcattatcttcattcTTCACCATGTTATGtgcttcttcctttttctcttcctccTTTTTCTCCTCCTCCTTGACTACAACTTTGATGGCATTATCcatcttttcttctttgaacTCTTGTTCTCTAACCTGTTGTTTCTCCACTCCAGGTTCAGGAGCGTCCTTCTTTGCTTGTACTAAACCAGGCGGAGGACTCCATCCCGGTGGAGCTGGCATCTTCCTGGCAACTTCtatgaattttttgaacTCTTCAACCTGCTCCAAAGTTGCCTCACCATTGGCCACTGTTCCCATAAGGGTATTCAATCTTGAATCTTTTTGCGCCATCAGGTTTAAATTTGCAATCATCTTGGGGTCATTAACCGAT includes:
- the SWC3 gene encoding Swc3p (some similarities with uniprot|P31376 Saccharomyces cerevisiae YAL011W SWC3 Protein of unknown function component of the Swr1p complex that incorporates Htz1p into chromatin required for formation of nuclear- associated array of smooth endoplasmic reticulum known as karmellae), producing the protein MPVILRSRHRPDSTPEETQRPAKTAGRRGKRSRRVDDEKDNSDSGMSDSETGSYGKFNGNGRPFDIIAGLPCSLEVPQYNSALTHPLSVRDSAVLYDSLVISRRTWVRGEMFELYFSKPARSIKEESNQNKQDAMSQAMTVQIRDKMQKMCDCNMMGGPHQFPVRLFILKNEELEKRWQEEQDSKRKEKEERRKRDQEEKKRRVEEKKQSQLQKKQEKEKIMQMHKENKARAKQEMEAMKLKRKEEVKKSKEEHKKYRKTGDSAPRTVVSPLRKTSPPPTNQSVNDPKMIANLNLMAQKDSRLNTLMGTVANGEATLEQVEEFKKFIEVARKMPAPPGWSPPPGLVQAKKDAPEPGVEKQQVREQEFKEEKMDNAIKVVVKEEEKKEEEKKEEAHNMVKNEDNDTNASMAEPDKDKEPKRRRRPRGSVNEEEDKSMQLTAFQQKYVQDAQIIIEFTEYTHARYMLPRNAVLEYVEESNDYKLSWIMVHNKKEIDRYRNRRIKDMTKGKKTDEEKKAIEEEYDVYGDEMCPSPLFTPMTVVFSGIHKKFNPIMVHSVEPLEKVQKEMSSILSVGTKLSGYNLWYRLDGYDDKDLAESVRVDLTEHEYDLRGKRQKK